One genomic region from Mauremys reevesii isolate NIE-2019 linkage group 7, ASM1616193v1, whole genome shotgun sequence encodes:
- the LRRN1 gene encoding leucine-rich repeat neuronal protein 1, with product MARIRLVLIACLLVLELLMNSVTEPSIQNNECPQLCVCEIRPWFTPQSTYREATTVDCNDLRLTKIPSNLSSDTQVLLLQSNNIAKTTDELQQLFNLTELDFSQNNFTSIKEVGLSNLTQLTTLHLEENQITEMTDYCLQDLCNLQELYINHNQISSISANAFSGLRNLLRLHLNSNKLKVIDSRWFDSTPNLEILMIGENPVIGILDMNFKPLSNLRSLVLAGMYLTDIPGNALVGLDSLESLSFYDNKLVKVPQLALEKVPNLKFLDLNKNPIHKIQEGDFKNMLRLKELGINNMGELVSVDRYALDNLPELTKLEATNNPKLSYIHRLAFRNVPALESLMLNNNALNAVYQKTVESLPNLREISIHSNPLRCDCVIHWINSNKTNIRFMEPLSMFCAMPPEYRGQQVKEVLIQDSSEQCLPMISHDTFPNHLNLDIGMTVFLDCRAMAEPEPEIYWVTPLGNKITVESLSDKYKLSSEGTLEISNIQIEDSGRYTCVAQNIEGADTRVATIRVNGTLLDGTQVLKIYVKQAESHSILVSWKVNSNVMTSNLKWSSATMKIDNPHITYTARVPVDVHEYNLTHLQPSTDYEVCLTVSNIHQQTQKSCVNVTTKNAAFALDISDQETSTALAAVMGSMFAVISLASISVYIAKRFKRKNYHHSLKKYMQKTSSIPLNELYPPLINLWEGDSEKDKDGSAETKPTQVDTTRSYYMW from the coding sequence ATGGCTAGGATTAGATTGGTTTTAATAGCTTGCCTGTTGGTGCTAGAATTGCTAATGAATTCAGTAACTGAGCCTTCTATACAGAATAATGAATGTCCACAGCTTTGTGTATGTGAAATCAGGCCATGGTTTACACCACAGTCGACCTACAGAGAAGCTACAACAGTTGACTGCAATGACCTTCGTTTAACAAAAATCCCCAGCAATCTTTCCAGTGACACTCAAGTTCTTCTCTTACAAAGCAACAACATTGCAAAGACCACAGATGAACTCCAACAGCTTTTCAATTTAACAGAGTTAGATTTTTCACAGAATAATTTTACTAGTATCAAAGAGGTGGGACTCTCAAATCTGACTCAGCTCACTACTTTACATTTGGAGGAAAACCAGATAACAGAGATGACTGACTACTGTTTGCAGGACCTTTGCAATCTCCAGGAACTATATATAAACCATAACCAGATTAGTAGCATCTCTGCAAATGCATTCTCTGGCCTGAGGAACCTTTTAAGACTTCATCTTAACTCTAACAAATTAAAGGTTATTGACAGTCGTTGGTTTGATTCTACTCCTAACCTGGAGATCCTTATGATTGGAGAAAATCCAGTGATTGGAATACTAGATATGAACTTCAAGCCACTCTCAAATTTAAGAAGTCTGGTTTTGGCAGGTATGTACCTCACTGATATTCCTGGAAATGCATTAGTAGGCTTGGATAGTCTTGAAAGTCTTTCCTTTTATGATAACAAATTGGTCAAGGTTCCTCAGCTTGCTCTTGAGAAAGTTCCAAATTTAAAATTCCTTGATCTCAACAAAAACCCAATTCACAAAATCCAAGAAGGTGACTTTAAAAATATGCTGCGGTTGAAAGAACTTGGGATCAATAATATGGGAGAACTAGTTTCTGTTGATAGGTATGCACTAGACAACCTACCTGAACTTACAAAGCTTGAAGCTACCAACAATCCAAAGTTGTCTTACATACATCGTTTAGCATTTCGTAATGTTCCTGCTCTAGAAAGCCTGATGCTGAACAACAATGCTTTGAATGCAGTCTACCAAAAGACAGTGGAATCCCTTCCAAATCTGCGTGAGATCAGTATTCACAGTAATCCACTCAGGTGTGACTGTGTCATTCACTGGATCAACTCAAACAAAACCAATATCCGTTTTATGGAGCCTCTATCAATGTTTTGTGCTATGCCACCTGAATACAGAGGACAACAGGTGAAAGAAGTGTTAATACAGGATTCAAGTGAACAATGTCTTCCAATGATTTCTCATGACACTTTTCCAAATCATTTGAATTTGGACATTGGCATGACAGTGTTTCTAGATTGTCGAGCCATGGCAGAACCCGAACCAGAAATTTATTGGGTAACTCCACTTGGAAATAAAATAACAGTTGAAAGTCTCTCAGACAAGTACAAGCTGAGTAGTGAAGGTACCCTGGAAATCTCGAATATTCAGATTGAAGACTCTGGAAGATATACATGTGTTGCTCAAAATATAGAAGGGGCTGATACAAGAGTAGCTACTATAAGAGTGAATGGAACTCTTTTGGATGGTACACAAGTGCTGAAAATATATGTCAAGCAAGCTGAGTCTCATTCGATATTAGTTTCTTGGAAGGTTAATTCCAATGTCATGACCTCCAATTTAAAATGGTCCTCAGCCACTATGAAGATTGATAACCCTCACATTACATACACCGCGAGGGTCCCAGTTGATGTACATGAATATAACCTCACTCATTTGCAGCCATCCACAGATTACGAGGTCTGTCTAACTGTATCAAATATCCATCAGCAAACTCAAAAGTCTTGTGTTAATGTTACAACAAAAAATGCAGCTTTTGCCCTTGACATTTCTGACCAAGAAACCAGTACCGCCCTTGCAGCTGTAATGGGTTCAATGTTTGCTGTGATCAGCCTTGCCTCCATCTCTGTTTATATTGCTAAAAGGTTTAAGAGAAAAAACTACCACCATTCATTGAAAAAGTATATGCAAAAGACCTCTTCAATCCCACTGAATGAGCTCTATCCGCCACTTATTAATCTCTGGGAAGGTGACAGTGAAAAAGACAAGGATGGTTCTGCAGAGACCAAGCCAACCCAAGTTGACACAACCAGAAGCTATTACATGTGGTAA